The Dokdonia donghaensis DSW-1 DNA window TGCCTATAGATCTTTATGTAGATATGGCAGACGGGTCTCAAAAATCATACTATATGCCATTGCGTATGATGCGTGCCGAAAAGCCAAACCCAACGCCAAACATTACTCGTGAGCAACTCGCAGACTGGCCTTGGACAAACCCTACATATACCTTTACGATAGACGCACCTATAAGTAAAGTAAAAATGATGAAGATTGATCCTACGTCAAAAATGGCAGATATAGATCAAACAGATAATGTGTGGGAAAACAAGTAAGATAATCTCACACTAATTATTACACATATTTAAACCAGCTCATTACGAGCTGGTTTTTTTGTTTGAATGCTTTTTTGGATATATATATATATATATATTGCAAGCCTATATCAATCAAATCATCAATTTTAATGTCACTATTTCATTACAACCCTTCTGGGTTTGCTACAATCACAAGGCTAACTACGCCAAAATTTTACAAAACTACCCTTACTTGTTTCTTACTACTATTCACCTTAGTAACAACGATAAATGCCCAAGACACAGATGCACTTCTCGAGAAAGGAATGGTAAAAGCAAACCTGCTTTTTACTCCATCAATTAATTATGAGTATAATGTATATGATGATTTTACTTTAAAGGCAGAGGCGGGAATTACTCCTACGCTTTTTAATATTTTCGGGACTAAAAAAGTTGCCTTTTTTCAAAAATATGAGGTCCAAGGCAAATATTACTATAACCTTAAAAAAAGAGTCTCAAAAGGTAAATCTGTAAGTGGTAATTCTGGAAACTTTGTGGCCGCAGTCTATAATTATCAAAATAAAGAAGCCTTGTTTAGTGAAGCAAGAAGGTCTACAGATTTCTCAACGCTAGGTGGTGTTTGGGGTTTTCAGCGTAGTTATAATTCTGGGCTCAGTTTACTGTTTGAAATAGGCTTTGGCTATGACTTTGCATACCGTTCTAATGGTAGGGATAGTAATGGAAGACCATTTCCTCTCATAGGTTTTGAACTAGGGTGGGTAATTTTTAAACATAACTAATGAAGAAACAGCTTTTATTATTGCTACTCTCGTTTACTTCATTGCTCTCATACGGGCAGATAGATGGTATTAATATCTTCTCATCACTTTCTGGTTTTAGAAATGTAGGTTATGAAGATAACTTATTTACAAATGCAGAAATTGGTGTTGGGTTTTTAAGCAACTCACGATTCTCTCCTGAGATGAGTATAGGATATCTAGGAGCTTCTCCAGACACTCAAATACGTGTTGTTACCAGAGATGGTAGTGCTTTAGAGCAGCAAGTAAAATCACAAGTAAGAGGACTACTATTAAATGCGGGTTTAGTAACTCGGCTCACAAAGAGAGAAAGTATATGGTTATATACACTTACAAATGTTTCCTTCGCCGCAAACACTACATTTAAGTCGCGTCTTTTTGAGGGCGATAATCTTAATAACCTGCCACTAAGAGAAACTATTACAGAACGTGATAACTCGGTCTTTTTTAATATTGGTTTAGGAGTAGAAGGATTTATTGATGAGGATGAAAAATGGTCTGCCTCATTAGTTCTAGTGTATACAACCTTTGATGTATTTAATAACTTTAAAGACTTTAAATTTGAAGATTCTGATACTAACCTAGCGCTCCCTAGCAATGGAGGTTTAGGATTACGGTTTCTTATTCGCTATCATTTGTGATAAACTGGTAGACGTATAGAATATGTGGGAGAACTAATAATAATCTCACATTACTAGTATACTTATTTGAACCAGCTCATTACGAGCTGGTTTTTTTATAAAGACTTTATGATTCATAATCTTCTCATACTATGATAGTTTTATATTTTTAAACGTGAGTAAAGCGTTTATCAATTATAAGTTACTTTTTCTATTTTGCTTGGTGGGGAATTACACCTCAGCACAGACGCTCGAGGGGACTATTTATAATGCAACACAAACATTACCAGGTGTACGTGTAAAAAACCTGTCAAGAAATATACAAACTCAAAGCACAAGTAATGGCTCCTTTACGATTGCCGCAGCAGTAAATGACTCTGTTTCTTTCTATCTCTTTCCGTATGCGCCACAACTCAAGGTGATCACCGCAAAAGATATGACCAGCCCCATAGTCATAGAGTTAAAAGAAGTAAATAATGAACTTGACGAGGTACTCTTACATAATACACCTAAAAAAGAAACCACTTTTAGTGCACCAGCTTATGAGCATACAATCCAGCAGTCTGTACTAGGAGATATTGACAAAAATGGGCATCTCTACGTCCCTCCAGCGTCTACTTACGGAATTAACTTTGTTGCACTATTTAAAAAGGCACGTAAGCTATTTAAGAAAAAGGACGGACGGAGAAATGCAAAAACAACTCCAGCCATTACTTCCTTACAATTAGAAAAACTCTTTGAAGACCATCCTGTCTTTAATAACGACTTTTTATATAACGAGCTGAACCTACCAGAAAATAGTGCTTATTACTTTTTTGACTATTGTGAGTCAAGGCTACTAGACACAAGCCTCCTCAAGCCCGAAAAGAGCTTCTTGCTTATAGATAAACTTATGACACTGAGCGAGGAGTACAAAGAGCTACTTAATAGTGTTAAAGACTAGTTTTAATAAAAACTACCCCTTCCCTATCTCCAGTAAACTATCCCACTGTGTTGTATATCGAGGGCTTCGCTCCTCTTTAATGAGTTCCCATTCCTTATTACTTTTTGAGGTGCCAGATAATCCTGCCGAGACTGTGGACTTACCGTAGCGATTATTTATCGCGTCAAAGGCTTTTATTAGGCGCTTATCTCCCGTCGCTTCTGGCATAAATAGATTGCCTTGTACTTGCTCCTCTGGTATGAGACCTAAAAGATCTACGCCCACTTTTTTATACTTAAATCCCGGCTTATAAATTCGTTTTAAGGCTTTCTTAGCTTCCACGATAAGTATAAATGTATCATTAGTTGGGACGGACAAGGTTACAATGGTCTTATCTGCGTGTTGCACATCATTTGTGCTGTGATAGTTTGTGGTGAGATACACCCGCAGTTGTGTACAGCAACATTTTTGCGAGCGCAGCACCTCGCTTACTTCACTTATATAGTAAGCGCAGGCTTCTTCTATTTGAGGTAGGTTATCCAGTTTTTTACCAAAGGACTTTGCCGTACCTATTGCTTTTTTCTTTCGCGGAAGCGTTTCAAAAGGAATACAAGATTCTCCATTAAGCTCTCGCCACAAGCGCTCCCCTACTACGGTCATTTCTTTACGTACCCACGCCAGTGGTACTTCTGTAAATGCATAAGCTGTAAAGACACCTATATGAGCGAGACGCTCCACGTGCTTTTTACCTAGCCCCCAGATGTCTTTTGTTTCTGCCCAGTTAAGTGCCTCTATGCGTCGCTCCTCGGTATCTATCACATACACGTGGTCAAGGTGTGCTACCTTTTTTGAAATACGGTTTGCAAGTTTTGCCAGTACCTTTGTAGGTGCAATGCCCACTCCTACGGGTATACCAGTGTGCTGTACAATTGTATTTTTAATTTTGTGACCGTAGGCATTAAGATCTAGGTGTGTCATTCCAGAAAGATCTACAAAAGACTCATCTATGCTGTACACCTCAACCGCAGGTGAGAACTCACGCAGTACATTCATCACACGATCAGACATATCTCCGTACAAGGTGTAATTTGATGAGAAAAGCGTGACATCGTTTTGTGCCAGCAAACCTTTAATTTTAAAGAGTGGGTCGCGATATGGGATATGCGTGAGCGCCTTTGCTTCTTTATTTTTGGCTATGATACAGCCATCATTATTACTCAATACAGCGACAGGTCTCCCCTTTAAATCGGGTCTAAATACCTGCTCACAAGAGGCATAAAAGCTATTACAATCTACCATCGCAATCATACCGCCTTATGTATTATGTAGCTTATCATTCCCCAGAGTTCTATAGGTTTTGAAGCATTTATTCTCTGTACATCAAAACCCTCTTCTGTAATGACTAGCGCCAGTTTACCCTCTTTTGGCATTTGTGCTCTGTCTATTATCAAAACATCTTTATCAAGAATGTTATGTGACTTCCAGCTATCACCCTTTACACGTACAAAAAAGGTGGCGTCTCGAGAAGAACTAAGCTCCTTGTTGAGATCTATCATAGGCTCACGGTAATGTGTCGCAGGACTGGGGAAGCCCGTTTGCACAGAGCGATTACCAGAGTAGTCTGTCACGGCACGTTTTACTTTTTGAGGTTCTGTCTTCATAGAATACAAAATTATGGATATTTTCCTATTAAAAGTATTTTTTCCTAATTTTAACGTAGTTTATGGGTGGTTTTTACGCTTTCGCGAAAGCGTATATCTTCTCCATTTTGCTCTCTCAATTCTACTATCTTTGCCAGCAATGGCACACACATACGCAAAAAAAGAGAAGCTAAAATCTAAGAAGCTCATAGAAGCGCTTTTTATAGAGGGAAGGTCTGTCAAGTCTTTTCCGCTGCGGCTCATATATATGGAGACACCGCTCAAGGAAGAAGGCATATCACATCAAGTGAGCGTTTCTGTATCTAAGCGCAATTTTAAACTTGCCGTATCTCGCAATCGTATAAAACGCTTAATGCGGGAGTCATATCGTTTACACAAAGACCAGATTTGTATAAAAGGCACGACCTTTGTGATGCTTATTATCTATACAGGTCGAGAAGAAGTCTCTCAACAACAGCTGCATAAGGCTATGGTCAAACTTATAAAACGATTTAATGATGCGATATCTACTACTACTTAGTTTTCTACTTACAATCGGTTGTGATAAAAATTCTGATGGGCTTAATAATGATCTCATAGCGGCAGATGCTGGGTATGCACCAGAAATGCTAGAAGAAATGGTTATTATGGAGGTTAATAGCCCTCAAAAATCTACACCTTCTAAAATAATTAAAACAGCGTCCATACGTTTTGAAACTAATGATCTCTCCACCACTCACAAACGTATTCTTAAGGCTATCAAAGAGGCACAAGGCTATGTACAAAATGATAATGCAGGCACACACAGCTATGGTCGTACGTATCAAAACCTAACCGTACGTATTCCTACTCGCAACTTTGATATGGCCCTAGAACGCATATCTGAGGGAGTTGCATATTTTGATGAGCGCACAATCTCACAAGAAGATGTAACTGCAGAGTTTATAGATATAGACGCACGCCTTAAAGCAAAGCGTGCGCTAGAAGACCGTTATTTAAATCTTCTTTCAAAAGCAAAAAACGTGAAGGAAATGCTCGAGATAGAACGCGAGCTGTCACAAATACGTGAAGAAATAGAAGCAAAACAAGGAAGACTTAAATACCTACAAAGTCAAGTCTCACTTAGTACGCTTGAGATCGAGTTTTATAAGGATGAAGTCACTACACAGGTTACAAACTCTTATGGTAGTAAGATGGTTAATGCACTTAAAAGTGGTTGGAATGGAGTTTCGGTTTTCTTTTTAGGTTTGTTGCATCTCTGGCCTTTTCTTATCTTGTTAGGTATAGGCGCATTTTTTATGCGCAGATGGATTAAAAAAAATAAAAAGTAGATAATTACGCTTTCGCGAAAGCGTTATACGCACAACTATAGTCTCTTGCAGACATCTTGTATTATGAAAAAGAAAATATTCATTCCCATTATTGCTGTTGTTATAGGTATCAGTACGGTAAGTTTTAAAAGCGATTTTTTTGAAATCGCAAAGCAAATCGAAATTTTTACAGAGCTCTTTAAGGAGCTTAATATGAATTATGTAGATGAAACAAACCCTGCAGAGCTTATGGATAGTGCCATAGAGGGTATGCTTGCAGATCTTGATCCCTATACAAAGTACTGGACCGAGCAAGAGGTAGAAGATGCAAAAATTAACCGCTCTGGAGACTACTCTGGTATAGGTGCCACCGTGCGCAATCAAGACGGAAAAATGACCATTACAGAACCGCGCAAAGGCTACCCGGCAGATAAAGCAGGTCTTAAAGCAGGTGATGAGATTATAAAAATAGGTGACATTACCGTGGCAGATGTAGATGGTGATGCTGGTGATTTACTTAAAGGAGCACCAAACAGTGAGGTAGTCATCACCTACAAGCGCCAAGGAAAAACGGATAAAGCCACTATAAAACGCTCTGCGGTAGAGATAGATGCAGTCCCGTTTTCAAAACTCATAAATGGTGATACTGGGTACATCGTGCTTACAAAGTTTAATAAAAAAGCATCTAGCCAAGTAAAAGAGGCACTTGTGAGTCTTAAAACAGATGGTGCTACAAAGATTATACTTGACCTACGTGGTAACGGTGGTGGCTTGCTTAGTGAGGCTATAAATATTTGTAATCTATTTTTACCTAAAGGATCTCTCATTACAACCACAAAGTCTGTAGTAAAAAAATACAATAAGACCTATACTACTTCACAAGAACCGGTAGATACAGAGATACCACTCGTGGTTCTTGTAAATGGTAGGTCTGCCTCTGCCTCAGAGATTGTTTCTGGAGGGTTACAAGATTATGATAGAGCGGTTATAGTGGGAGCTAGAACTTTTGGTAAAGGACTAGTACAACGTCCTAAACCACTTACCTATGGTACCTCTGTAAAAATCACCATATCTCGCTACTACACGCCTTCTGGTCGCTGTATACAAGCCCTAGATTACTGGAACCGTGATGAAAACGGAAACGCCGTACGTACTGATGCTGCAGACTATAATGAGTTTAAAACTAAAAACGGTCGTAAGGTACTAGACGGTGGAGGTGTACTACCAGATATACAAGTAAACTCTGCAAAGTTGAGCCCAGTAACTACTGCTCTTCTCAAGGATAATGCAATTTTTGAATATGCTACAGATTACTATTATAATCACCAGTATAGTGATCTAAGTGAGTTCACGTGGTCACAAACAGATTTTGCAGACTTTAAATCATTTTTAAATCGTACAGGTTTTAAGTATGAAACCGGTACAGAAAAAGCATTTGCAAAAGCACTAGAACAAGCAGATAAGGATGATCTTAAAACAGAAGTATCGGCGGCTTACAATCAACTTAATAATGCGATAACGCTGGCAAAAGAAAAATCTATAGATGAACGTCAAGATGAGATTGAAAATCTACTCATAGATGAGATTGTAAAGAGATACTTTTATCGAGATGGTCTTTATGAGTACCAGATTATAAATAATGTAGAGGTTAAGGAAGCGCTAGCAGTCCTAGCAGATAAAAATCGCTATAATAAGATTTTAAATAATTAAAAGGATTGCGCTACATATAGCCACTCTCCTATTATGTGCAACATCTTTTGCTCAGGTAGATAAAACACACGAAACCTTTTTTGAGACAGATAAATATGATCTCGTTGCTATAGAAAATGCAAAACTAGAACGCTTTATAGGCTCGCTACCTCTAGATAAGATAGAAGATATCTCTATATATGGCTATTGTGATGATCGCGGTACAGACGCTTATAATAAGTGGCTCTCACAAGAGCGCGCAAATACCATCAAACAAAAATTTGTAGATAGAGGTATTGCAGATAGTATCATAAAAAACTCAGACGGAAAAGGAGAGCTACTTCTCACCAGACTAGATGATGTGGGTAGTGAGGTGCAACGCACCCTTAACCGTAAAGTAGAGATTATCGTTTCTTTATTACAACCTCGCGTAGTTTCAAAAGAGGCCGTTGCCAGAGAGAAAGAACTAGAAGAAACAAAGGATAGCTATAAAACCTTTGAAGATGAGCCTATCATAAAAGGAGACCGTATTCTTTTAAAAAACATTCTTTTTAAAACTAACTATAGCTATATACACGGCAAGTCTCGCAAGGACCTCAACAAGCTAGCCAAATATCTTGCTGCACATCCTGAGATTATTTTTAAGATACAAGGTCACGTGTGTTGTGTAGACCACGGCCGTGATGGTATAGATCTTAAAACAGGAAAACGCAATCTCTCTGAAGCGAGAGCAAAATTTATATACGATTATCTTGCAGACCACGGTGTAGCAAAAAAACGAATGCGCTATCAAGGTTTTGGCAGTAGGTTTCCACTAGGTGGTGACCCTAAAGATGATAAGCGTGTAGAGATTCTCGTTACTTATGTGAAGAAAGTAAAGCCGAAGAAAAAGTAATTATATGATTAAAGTTACGGTAGCAATCTGCATACTTACAATGAGTTTTTTGTCTTGTTCTCAAGCGGTCAAGCCTACGTCAAAAATCAATGAGGATATTAATCAAACCTACATTCCTCCAGGTACTATCAAACTGGTAGATACTATGTTTATTGATAAACAACCCGTGACTAATGAAATGTATAAAGAGTTTTTGAGGCATCGTGATTATTACTGGACTACAGCGTCCTCAAAAATGTTTGAGACTTTACCCACTCACAATGCGCCACTTCCAGATGAAATAAAAGTGTTGCAACAAAACAGTTATGCAGATGCGCTATCATCTTTACTTAATATTAAAGATACCAGTGAAGTAGCCTTGAATGATGGAGAGAGAAGTACTAATTTTCTTGAAAACCCATTGTATGCAAAGCACCCAGTATTAAGTATCGCTTATAAAGAAG harbors:
- the rnpA gene encoding ribonuclease P protein component, whose translation is MAHTYAKKEKLKSKKLIEALFIEGRSVKSFPLRLIYMETPLKEEGISHQVSVSVSKRNFKLAVSRNRIKRLMRESYRLHKDQICIKGTTFVMLIIYTGREEVSQQQLHKAMVKLIKRFNDAISTTT
- a CDS encoding DUF3575 domain-containing protein, with amino-acid sequence MSLFHYNPSGFATITRLTTPKFYKTTLTCFLLLFTLVTTINAQDTDALLEKGMVKANLLFTPSINYEYNVYDDFTLKAEAGITPTLFNIFGTKKVAFFQKYEVQGKYYYNLKKRVSKGKSVSGNSGNFVAAVYNYQNKEALFSEARRSTDFSTLGGVWGFQRSYNSGLSLLFEIGFGYDFAYRSNGRDSNGRPFPLIGFELGWVIFKHN
- a CDS encoding SUMF1/EgtB/PvdO family nonheme iron enzyme, whose amino-acid sequence is MIKVTVAICILTMSFLSCSQAVKPTSKINEDINQTYIPPGTIKLVDTMFIDKQPVTNEMYKEFLRHRDYYWTTASSKMFETLPTHNAPLPDEIKVLQQNSYADALSSLLNIKDTSEVALNDGERSTNFLENPLYAKHPVLSIAYKEAVLFCKWRSELATLRLNYINKTKKSREQFPKKLYYRLLSESEFVNVINHFKQIDRLKQLQVSEAGVKDHPEGYLITYNLDELLNDGSLFNIQSERIKTDTLSKSKTTFRCICETEAW
- a CDS encoding OmpA family protein; the protein is MGSEVQRTLNRKVEIIVSLLQPRVVSKEAVAREKELEETKDSYKTFEDEPIIKGDRILLKNILFKTNYSYIHGKSRKDLNKLAKYLAAHPEIIFKIQGHVCCVDHGRDGIDLKTGKRNLSEARAKFIYDYLADHGVAKKRMRYQGFGSRFPLGGDPKDDKRVEILVTYVKKVKPKKK
- a CDS encoding Y-family DNA polymerase, with product MIAMVDCNSFYASCEQVFRPDLKGRPVAVLSNNDGCIIAKNKEAKALTHIPYRDPLFKIKGLLAQNDVTLFSSNYTLYGDMSDRVMNVLREFSPAVEVYSIDESFVDLSGMTHLDLNAYGHKIKNTIVQHTGIPVGVGIAPTKVLAKLANRISKKVAHLDHVYVIDTEERRIEALNWAETKDIWGLGKKHVERLAHIGVFTAYAFTEVPLAWVRKEMTVVGERLWRELNGESCIPFETLPRKKKAIGTAKSFGKKLDNLPQIEEACAYYISEVSEVLRSQKCCCTQLRVYLTTNYHSTNDVQHADKTIVTLSVPTNDTFILIVEAKKALKRIYKPGFKYKKVGVDLLGLIPEEQVQGNLFMPEATGDKRLIKAFDAINNRYGKSTVSAGLSGTSKSNKEWELIKEERSPRYTTQWDSLLEIGKG
- a CDS encoding DUF4349 domain-containing protein; amino-acid sequence: MMRYLLLLSFLLTIGCDKNSDGLNNDLIAADAGYAPEMLEEMVIMEVNSPQKSTPSKIIKTASIRFETNDLSTTHKRILKAIKEAQGYVQNDNAGTHSYGRTYQNLTVRIPTRNFDMALERISEGVAYFDERTISQEDVTAEFIDIDARLKAKRALEDRYLNLLSKAKNVKEMLEIERELSQIREEIEAKQGRLKYLQSQVSLSTLEIEFYKDEVTTQVTNSYGSKMVNALKSGWNGVSVFFLGLLHLWPFLILLGIGAFFMRRWIKKNKK
- a CDS encoding S24 family peptidase; this encodes MKTEPQKVKRAVTDYSGNRSVQTGFPSPATHYREPMIDLNKELSSSRDATFFVRVKGDSWKSHNILDKDVLIIDRAQMPKEGKLALVITEEGFDVQRINASKPIELWGMISYIIHKAV
- a CDS encoding S41 family peptidase; this translates as MKKKIFIPIIAVVIGISTVSFKSDFFEIAKQIEIFTELFKELNMNYVDETNPAELMDSAIEGMLADLDPYTKYWTEQEVEDAKINRSGDYSGIGATVRNQDGKMTITEPRKGYPADKAGLKAGDEIIKIGDITVADVDGDAGDLLKGAPNSEVVITYKRQGKTDKATIKRSAVEIDAVPFSKLINGDTGYIVLTKFNKKASSQVKEALVSLKTDGATKIILDLRGNGGGLLSEAINICNLFLPKGSLITTTKSVVKKYNKTYTTSQEPVDTEIPLVVLVNGRSASASEIVSGGLQDYDRAVIVGARTFGKGLVQRPKPLTYGTSVKITISRYYTPSGRCIQALDYWNRDENGNAVRTDAADYNEFKTKNGRKVLDGGGVLPDIQVNSAKLSPVTTALLKDNAIFEYATDYYYNHQYSDLSEFTWSQTDFADFKSFLNRTGFKYETGTEKAFAKALEQADKDDLKTEVSAAYNQLNNAITLAKEKSIDERQDEIENLLIDEIVKRYFYRDGLYEYQIINNVEVKEALAVLADKNRYNKILNN